The following are from one region of the Georgenia sp. M64 genome:
- a CDS encoding HAD family hydrolase, giving the protein MSGQLSGTDDAPGTAAPLAERAARWRRRLPAGLPAAGPDLLVALDIDGTLLTHDGELAEEVAAAVADLDASGARVVLSTGRSLQAVTPVAAQLGLTSGWAVCSNGAVVIRLDPDLEDGHEITDVVTFDPGPTLRLLREELPDGLFAVEDLGRGFKVTAPFPMGELTGDVEVVDFEELLHAPATRVTLRAPHLASADFHALVQRVGLHGVSYAVGWTAWLDISPDGVSKASALETLRGRLDVADGATVAVGDGSNDLEMLGWAAHGVAMGNARPDVVAAADAVTDAVGDHGAAVVLRALLAAR; this is encoded by the coding sequence ATGAGCGGTCAGCTGAGCGGCACCGACGACGCCCCCGGTACGGCCGCCCCCCTGGCCGAGCGGGCCGCCCGCTGGCGCCGGCGGCTCCCCGCCGGGCTGCCGGCGGCCGGGCCGGACCTCCTCGTCGCGCTCGACATCGACGGCACGCTGCTCACCCACGACGGCGAGCTCGCCGAGGAGGTGGCCGCCGCCGTCGCCGACCTCGACGCCAGCGGCGCCCGGGTGGTCCTCTCCACCGGCCGGTCGCTCCAGGCCGTCACCCCGGTCGCGGCGCAGCTCGGCCTGACGTCCGGGTGGGCCGTGTGCTCGAACGGGGCGGTCGTCATCCGGCTCGACCCCGACCTCGAGGACGGCCACGAGATCACCGACGTCGTCACGTTCGACCCCGGCCCCACGCTGCGGCTGCTGCGCGAGGAGCTGCCCGACGGGCTCTTCGCCGTCGAGGACCTCGGCCGCGGCTTCAAGGTCACCGCGCCGTTCCCCATGGGCGAGCTGACCGGGGACGTCGAGGTCGTCGACTTCGAGGAGCTGCTCCACGCCCCCGCCACCCGCGTGACCCTGCGGGCGCCGCACCTGGCCTCCGCCGACTTCCACGCCCTGGTCCAGCGGGTGGGCCTGCACGGGGTCAGCTACGCCGTCGGCTGGACGGCGTGGCTGGACATCTCCCCGGACGGGGTGTCCAAGGCCAGCGCGCTGGAGACACTGCGGGGGCGTCTCGACGTCGCTGACGGCGCCACGGTCGCCGTGGGGGACGGCTCGAACGACCTGGAGATGCTCGGCTGGGCCGCGCACGGGGTCGCCATGGGCAACGCCAGGCCCGACGTCGTCGCCGCGGCGGACGCGGTGACCGACGCGGTGGGCGACCACGGCGCCGCCGTCGTGCTGCGCGCCCTGCTCGCCGCGCGCTGA
- a CDS encoding MerR family transcriptional regulator has product MTTRTGSGTWTVGQVAELHGVTVRTLHHYDEIGLVRPGGRTAAGYRLYTAADLTRLQHVVVYRRLGFALEQIQQLLDGGTDVGEHLRRQRAAVADRLEELRGLVVAIDRAIEKERTGMDLTRDEQRELFGDAFDESHAAEAQDRWGATEAWKQSQERTARYTKADWAAVKAETDAVNAAFVAALDAGEPPTSVAAMDAAEAARRQIAERFYDLTPAFHRSLGDMYVADPRFTRTYEDIRPGLAAYVRDAIHANADRAER; this is encoded by the coding sequence GTGACGACGAGAACGGGTTCCGGGACGTGGACGGTCGGCCAGGTGGCCGAGCTCCACGGCGTCACGGTGCGCACGCTGCACCACTACGACGAGATCGGGCTGGTGCGTCCCGGTGGGCGCACCGCTGCCGGGTACCGCCTCTACACCGCGGCGGACCTCACCCGGCTCCAGCACGTGGTGGTCTACCGGCGCCTGGGCTTCGCGCTGGAGCAGATCCAGCAGCTGCTCGACGGCGGCACCGACGTCGGGGAGCACCTGCGGCGGCAGCGGGCCGCCGTGGCCGACCGGCTCGAGGAGCTGCGCGGCCTCGTCGTCGCCATCGACCGAGCGATCGAGAAGGAGAGGACCGGGATGGACCTGACCAGGGACGAGCAGCGCGAGCTCTTCGGGGACGCGTTCGACGAGAGCCACGCCGCGGAGGCGCAGGACCGGTGGGGCGCCACCGAGGCCTGGAAGCAGTCGCAGGAGCGCACCGCGCGGTACACCAAGGCGGACTGGGCCGCCGTCAAGGCCGAGACCGACGCCGTGAACGCCGCGTTCGTCGCCGCCCTCGACGCCGGCGAGCCGCCCACGTCCGTCGCCGCGATGGACGCCGCGGAGGCCGCCCGGCGCCAGATCGCCGAGCGGTTCTACGACCTGACCCCGGCGTTCCACCGCAGCCTCGGCGACATGTACGTGGCGGACCCACGCTTCACCAGGACGTACGAGGACATCCGGCCCGGCCTGGCGGCGTACGTCCGTGACGCCATCCACGCCAACGCCGACCGCGCGGAGCGGTAG
- a CDS encoding ABC transporter substrate-binding protein: protein MKITAKKRGLSMLAGGAALALVLTACGGADDLGGGGGGGGDDEATGGDTDCAAFEEYGSFDGETVSLFSSIRETEADQLQDTFTQFTECTGITVEHNGSGEFEQQIVVQAEGGNAPDLAIFPQPGLLSRMVGDGYLVPASEAVEANADEGWSEDWKAYGTVDGEFYAAPLMASVKSFVWYSPSAFEEGGYEVPTTWDDLMALTEEIAATGTKPWCAGIESGGATGWPATDWIEDMVLRSGGGDVYDQWVTHEIPFNDPAIVEATDMAGAILKNDDYVNGGIGDSRSIATTSFNDGGLPILDGECYMHRQASFYEAQWPEGTDVSPEGDVFAFYLPGMTEDESPLLVAGEFVGAFNDNEATQAVQAYMSSGEWANTRVEIGGVTSANSAVDPELASSDVLRLAIELLQQEDAVARFDGSDLMPSAVGAGSFWTGMTQWIDGEETQTVLDQIEASWPAS, encoded by the coding sequence GTGAAGATCACTGCGAAGAAGCGCGGCCTTTCCATGCTGGCGGGAGGTGCTGCGCTGGCCCTCGTCCTGACCGCCTGCGGCGGCGCCGACGACCTCGGTGGGGGCGGTGGCGGTGGCGGCGACGACGAGGCCACCGGCGGCGACACCGACTGCGCCGCCTTCGAGGAGTACGGCTCGTTCGACGGCGAGACCGTCTCGCTGTTCTCGTCCATCCGCGAGACCGAGGCGGACCAGCTCCAGGACACGTTCACCCAGTTCACCGAGTGCACCGGCATCACGGTCGAGCACAACGGCTCGGGTGAGTTCGAGCAGCAGATCGTCGTCCAGGCCGAGGGCGGCAACGCCCCCGACCTCGCGATCTTCCCGCAGCCCGGCCTGCTCTCGCGCATGGTGGGCGACGGCTACCTCGTCCCGGCGTCCGAGGCCGTCGAGGCCAACGCCGACGAGGGCTGGTCCGAGGACTGGAAGGCCTACGGCACGGTCGACGGCGAGTTCTACGCCGCGCCCCTCATGGCGAGCGTGAAGTCGTTCGTCTGGTACTCCCCGAGCGCCTTCGAGGAGGGTGGCTACGAGGTCCCCACCACGTGGGACGACCTCATGGCCCTCACCGAGGAGATCGCCGCGACCGGCACCAAGCCGTGGTGCGCCGGCATCGAGTCCGGCGGCGCCACCGGCTGGCCCGCCACCGACTGGATCGAGGACATGGTCCTGCGCTCCGGCGGCGGCGACGTCTACGACCAGTGGGTCACCCACGAGATCCCGTTCAACGACCCGGCGATCGTCGAGGCGACCGACATGGCCGGCGCCATCCTCAAGAACGACGACTACGTCAACGGCGGCATCGGCGACTCCCGGTCCATCGCGACGACGTCGTTCAACGACGGCGGCCTGCCCATCCTCGACGGTGAGTGCTACATGCACCGCCAGGCCTCCTTCTACGAGGCGCAGTGGCCCGAGGGCACCGACGTCAGCCCCGAGGGTGACGTCTTCGCCTTCTACCTCCCCGGCATGACCGAGGACGAGTCCCCGCTGCTCGTCGCCGGTGAGTTCGTCGGCGCGTTCAACGACAACGAGGCCACGCAGGCCGTCCAGGCCTACATGTCCTCCGGCGAGTGGGCCAACACCCGCGTCGAGATCGGTGGCGTGACCTCCGCCAACAGCGCGGTCGACCCCGAGCTCGCCTCGTCCGACGTGCTGCGCCTGGCGATCGAGCTGCTCCAGCAGGAGGACGCGGTCGCCCGCTTCGACGGCTCCGACCTCATGCCCTCCGCCGTCGGCGCCGGCTCCTTCTGGACCGGTATGACGCAGTG